A window of the Methanoregula sp. UBA64 genome harbors these coding sequences:
- a CDS encoding cupin domain-containing protein, producing the protein MDPSDLSARFESGTVIFPGCTTDAADRPWRAPPGSEGVFLKDLATGRETGGKFSYHLVRIAKGCAVANHTHDGPWEWNTILRGSGTIVLGDKEIPVTAGQSCATPPDVPHAVRAGNEDLLLVAFFVPALL; encoded by the coding sequence ATGGATCCTTCCGACCTTTCCGCACGCTTTGAATCGGGTACCGTGATCTTTCCCGGCTGTACGACCGATGCCGCCGACCGGCCCTGGCGTGCCCCGCCGGGATCGGAGGGGGTCTTCCTAAAAGACCTGGCAACGGGCCGGGAGACCGGCGGGAAGTTCAGCTACCATCTTGTCCGGATCGCAAAAGGGTGTGCAGTGGCAAACCACACCCACGATGGCCCGTGGGAGTGGAACACGATCCTCCGCGGCAGCGGCACGATCGTTCTTGGGGACAAGGAGATTCCCGTTACGGCCGGCCAGTCCTGTGCAACCCCGCCAGATGTCCCCCACGCGGTCAGGGCCGGCAACGAGGATCTCCTGCTGGTCGCATTCTTTGTGCCGGCTCTCCTGTGA
- a CDS encoding DHA2 family efflux MFS transporter permease subunit yields MTAPQAPARMSAKDLLIVIVVALGSFMAGLDATIVNIALPDIAKFFEVSTVAVSWVLNAYLIILVSLLLAASRLGDMRGYRGVFLGGFALFTAGSLLCGLSPTLMVLIVSRMIQAIGGAAIAALGAVMVTSYLSASLRGQALGIVAMFTMLGAALGPVVGGFLTSTFSWQYIFFVNLPVGIAAILLGLKVIPRHDAVAPSARMDTGGIVAVFIALGALIYGLTTLQGTDPLKGVAALVVSALSWCLFVVMERRSKEPLVNLSLFAGRGYAVQNTCILLIQMAMAGVMVIMPFYLEIVKRIPTDTAGTILLALPVGMIITAPISGKISDVIGTKRPILLGFALCTAALFFLSTLSDRTSVGHVCIYLFLLGAGTGIAFSPLNSAVMGECPAKDRGSTSGLVKVMTNLGSSLGVACVMLVATIAAGPKLAEYSAHALAPAELASAFDAAFFFCMVLEAIGIVLMFAVHARAPPLDDDGALLAI; encoded by the coding sequence ATGACCGCACCGCAGGCGCCGGCCAGGATGTCGGCAAAGGACCTTTTGATCGTCATCGTGGTTGCGCTGGGCTCGTTTATGGCCGGCCTCGATGCAACGATCGTCAACATCGCCCTTCCCGACATTGCAAAGTTTTTCGAAGTATCCACGGTCGCAGTATCGTGGGTGCTCAACGCGTACCTCATCATCCTTGTGAGCCTGCTCCTTGCCGCCTCGCGTCTCGGGGACATGCGGGGCTACCGCGGCGTGTTTTTGGGCGGCTTTGCCCTCTTTACCGCGGGCTCGCTCCTCTGCGGGCTCTCGCCGACCTTAATGGTCCTGATAGTCTCGCGGATGATCCAGGCCATCGGCGGTGCCGCTATCGCAGCGCTCGGTGCGGTCATGGTCACCTCGTACCTCTCCGCCTCCCTGCGGGGCCAGGCGCTCGGGATCGTGGCGATGTTTACGATGCTTGGCGCTGCCCTTGGCCCGGTGGTGGGCGGGTTTCTCACGAGCACGTTCTCGTGGCAGTACATCTTCTTTGTCAATCTCCCGGTCGGGATCGCTGCCATCCTGCTCGGCCTCAAAGTGATCCCGCGCCACGATGCGGTCGCGCCGTCGGCCCGGATGGATACCGGCGGGATCGTTGCCGTCTTTATTGCGCTGGGGGCACTCATCTACGGCCTGACCACGCTGCAGGGCACCGATCCGCTCAAGGGCGTCGCGGCCCTTGTCGTCTCGGCACTATCCTGGTGCCTCTTTGTGGTCATGGAGCGCCGGTCAAAGGAACCGCTCGTGAACCTCTCGCTCTTTGCCGGGCGGGGCTACGCAGTCCAGAACACCTGCATTTTGCTGATCCAGATGGCGATGGCCGGCGTGATGGTGATTATGCCGTTCTACCTGGAGATCGTAAAAAGGATCCCGACCGACACCGCCGGCACGATCCTCCTTGCCCTTCCCGTGGGCATGATCATCACCGCCCCGATCTCGGGAAAGATCTCGGACGTGATCGGGACAAAACGGCCGATCCTCCTCGGCTTTGCCCTCTGCACGGCAGCGCTCTTCTTCCTTTCCACCCTCTCGGACCGGACCAGCGTGGGCCATGTCTGCATCTACCTGTTCCTTCTCGGCGCCGGGACGGGTATCGCGTTCTCGCCGTTAAACAGCGCCGTGATGGGCGAGTGCCCGGCAAAGGACCGGGGATCCACGAGCGGGCTTGTCAAGGTCATGACCAACCTCGGTTCGTCGCTCGGGGTCGCGTGCGTCATGCTCGTTGCCACGATAGCCGCGGGCCCGAAGCTTGCCGAGTACTCGGCCCATGCCCTTGCACCCGCCGAACTTGCCAGCGCATTCGACGCTGCGTTCTTCTTCTGCATGGTCCTTGAAGCGATCGGCATCGTGCTGATGTTTGCCGTCCATGCACGGGCTCCGCCGTTGGATGATGACGGGGCGCTTCTTGCCATCTGA